From a single Apostichopus japonicus isolate 1M-3 chromosome 12, ASM3797524v1, whole genome shotgun sequence genomic region:
- the LOC139977598 gene encoding cilia- and flagella-associated protein 45-like produces the protein MPKSVASLESASSSGSRRARTRQYRMVSKTSSVDESLFGSKKTKAKGDARTQNGGFEDMFSNKSGRSSGQRSSKQKEEVQVITKDLIRKLTVPRIDPSGQTLILDRAQFLRIMDASKVLTQEERLAEQQRRAKEKEMASEASNNRKMEMQEFDRTRQKNEELNELELEAQQQSEYLLQKANEQQDEQEDEVKKINELMLNAKCHAIRDAQILEKVEIGQEYTEEEKRLDAMMEVERQKSLQLQEQLENERKHERYEGAAMILQQIADRREERLLDQQRKDQETSEMLSYLEKLQMEDLKDLERKRLIQLEAQKDIAVANLESEEQKKRREEQNQLADLKVVEYQKQKAAREAAFEAEQERLKLEKEKEIARLRAMQERAKDYQAEKDAKRAKRNQEEREREWRRKELEDSIKKAETEKMLKEAREVQVRNKEHFLGVQAQRERAEFERVLNAQVTAMKKEQTQDEVAHNERLDHAESVRRQIREKEQLRIADRTAFFEEGVRINEEARARRAKLDDIKRKKLTELRDNGVPEKYCKEVERRINAPPVPPVS, from the exons CCTAAAAGTGTTGCAAGTCTAGAGTCTGCCTCTAGCTCTGGATCCAGACGAGCGAGAACTAGACAGTACCGCATGGTCAGTAAGACCTCGTCGGTCGACGAAAGTCTGTTCGGGTCGAAAAAGACCAAGGCCAAAGGTGACGCACGAACACAAAATGGAGGCTTTGAAGATATGTTCTCCAACAAGAGTGGCAGATCGTCGGGACAGAGAAGTTCGAAACAGAAGGAAGAAGTACAAGTTATTACCAAAGATCTCATCAGAAAACTAAC AGTACCAAGGATCGATCCGTCTGGTCAGACTCTCATTCTTGACCGAGCTCAGTTTCTCCGAATCATGGATGCAAGTAAAGTCTTGACTCAGGAGGAGAGATTAGCAGAACAGCAGAGGAGAGCCAAGGAGAAAGAAATGGCTTCT GAGGCCAGCAACAACCGCAAGATGGAAATGCAAGAGTTTGACCGCACCCGGCAGAAGAACGAAGAACTGAACGAGCTGGAACTGGAGGCCCAACAGCAGTCGGAGTATCTGCTACAGAAGGCTAATGAACAGCAGGACGAACAGGAGGACGAAGTCAAGAAAATTAacgag CTCATGCTCAACGCTAAGTGCCACGCTATCAGAGACGCCCAGATACTCGAGAAAGTGGAGATCGGCCAAGAATATACAGAGGAAGAGAAACGACTAGACGCCATGATGGAGGTGGAGAGACAGAAATCACTTCAACTTCAGGAGCAGCTGGAGAATGAGAGGAAGCATGAACGATACGA GGGAGCCGCCATGATCTTGCAACAGATTGCGGACAGGAGGGAGGAGAGGTTGCTAGATCAGCAGAGAAAAGACCAAGAGACATCCGAGATGTTATCATACCTGGAGAAACTACAAATGGAAGATTTGAAA gATCTGGAGAGGAAACGATTGATTCAGTTGGAAGCTCAGAAGGACATCGCCGTCGCCAACTTAGAATCCGAGGAACAAAAGAAGAGGCGAGAGGAACAGAACCAGCTGGCCGATCTCAAAGTGGTCGAATACCAGAAACAGAAAGCTGCCAGGGAAGCGGCTTTCGAAGCCGAACAGGAGCGATTGAAACTGGAGAAGGAAAAAGAGATAGCTCGTCTCCGTGCCATGCag gAAAGAGCCAAAGATTATCAGGCTGAGAAAGATGCAAAGAGGGCGAAACGAAACcaggaggagagagagagagaatggcGCCGCAAAGAGCTGGAGGACAGCATCAAGAAAGCCGAGACGGAGAAGATGCTGAAAGAAGCTAGAGAGGTCCAAGTCAGGAACAAGGAACATTTCTTAGGCGTTCAAGCTCAACGGGAGAGAGCAGAGTTTGAGAGAGTTCTCAA TGCACAGGTAACGGCAATGAAAAAGGAACAGACACAAGATGAAGTCGCCCACAACGAAAGACTGGACCACGCTGAATCCGTGCGACGTCAAATAAGAGAGAAGGAACAACTGAGGATCGCAGACAGGACTGCCTTTTTCGAAGAAGGGGTGCGGATTAACGAGGAAGCTCGCGCCAGGAGAGCCAAGCTGGACGACATCAAAAGAAAGAAGCTGACTGAACTCAG GGATAATGGTGTACCAGAAAAATATTGCAAGGAAGTCGAAAGGAGAATCAATGCCCCACCTGTTCCACCAGTTAGTTAA